A window of the Podospora bellae-mahoneyi strain CBS 112042 chromosome 6, whole genome shotgun sequence genome harbors these coding sequences:
- the PMC1_3 gene encoding plasma membrane calcium (COG:P; EggNog:ENOG503NX5D) — MTSQNKSKEAPREYGRRDYLSASELNFESIAGYLKLSDDVEKSDEANMPDFPVSTDLPVSDNQFTFAPGQLNKLFDPKSLSVLYKLGGLAVSGGASLSYPATGPSHRGMTIVPYDNIPNSHGLGRSNFHVQGGKAENGLSSTGTQGLIVKGTAPSGLQPPGFDSLGNRRQHDTTIRNGIWEQTNDHKRFVHKSSAASSPPINETAIPGSTTQGNLSIWRPQNLAALETFYPQPLHSKNKQLLHASKVSSVVLPWSHSSRPYSPFSSTSSMIPKKHNWSRWSFAWLAQHFFQFLRLDAPFTVSLIETKRNRFLSVICSLGPILWKFLKRNPISGALQNGDEGAGAWIDDATLVGVVAVVAGISNAERSLFVRDDLEGGNHPVLPELESGGWDGAGINRSGVGHQPGGDGGAKITSIN, encoded by the exons ATGACCTCCCAGAATAAGTCGAAGGAGGCCCCCAGGGAATATGGCCGACGAGACTACCTGTCAGCTTCCGAGTTGAATTTTGAAAG TATCGCGGGTTACCTTAAGCTCtcggatgatgttgagaaatCAGACGAGGCCAACATGCCCGACTTCCCGGTTAGCACCGACCTCCCGGTCAGCGACAATCAATTTACGTTTGCTCCAGGCCAACTTAACAAGCTTTTCGACCCCAAAAGCCTATCCGTCTTGTACAAGTTAGGTGGTCTCGCGGTTTCCGGAGGTGCATCACTCTCCTACCCGGCAACGGGCCCCTCTCACCGTGGCATGACGATCGTCCCATACGACAATATTCCCAACTCCCACGGGTTGGGGAGATCAAATTTCCATGTGCAGGGTGGGAAAGCCGAGAATGGGTTATCTTCCACGGGGACACAGGGTCTGATAGTGAAAGGGACTGCTCCATCCGGCCTTCAACCGCCGGGTTTCGACTCTCTCGGAAACCGGCGGCAGCACGACACAACCATTCGCAACGGCATATGGGAGCAGACGAATGACCATAAACGTTTCGTTCACAAATCCTCTGCTGCGAGCTCACCTCCAATCAATGAGACAGCCATACCTGGGAGCACAACTCAAGGCAACCTCTCCATATGGCGACCACAAAATCTCGCAGCATTAGAGA CCTTTTACCCTCAGCCCCTTCACAGCAAGAACAAGCAATTGCTACACGCCAGCAAGGTTTCTTCGGTAGTTCTGCCATGGTCGCATTCATCTCGTCCGTACTCTCCCTTCAGCTCGACCAGCTCCATGATCCCCAAAAAGCACAACTGGTCAAGGTGGTCCTTCGCGTGGCTGGCCCAACATTTCTTTCAGTTCTTGCGGTTGGATGCTCCTTTTACTGTCTCTCTGATagagacaaaaagaaaccgGTTCCTATCCGTCATCTGCAGTCTAGGCCCCATTCTCTGGAAGTTCCTGAAACGCAACCCTATATCTGGGGCGCTCCAGAACGGGGAtgagggtgctggtgcttGGATCGATGATGCAACTTTGGTTGGTGTcgtggctgttgttgctggtatCTCGAATGCAGAGCGTAGTCTCTTCGTGAGGGATGACTTGGAGGGGGGCAACCACCCCGTGCTCCCTGAATTGGAGTCCGGCGGTTGGGACGGTGCCGGCATCAACAGGAGCGGCGTTGGCCATCAgccaggaggagatgggggtgcCAAGATTACGTCCATAAACTGA
- the DIA4 gene encoding Serine--tRNA ligase, mitochondrial (EggNog:ENOG503NV6W; COG:J): MKCKPPSSNTAPSDSEEPKTSKEEVVIAPSFNGRSWRYLGRFHDPPQAPSNPFPTTAFRGWISLRKPTSDNLPALPLTTSPTVALMRPSLSGVAASKPFTCLPCLLRTSTRNSFQRPVLTYTERTTPRLSTAQFSHSARQLHAQEAPDQTAAFNTAASLRPTTAPKPLLDIKHIRLNPDLYSQNCIDRNYKSLAEYPHKINALFAEWQAQQKAGRALRERGNILRRRLAGSGGTSRDDPREIIDEFGDMSREEILEEARKVKAGLAGIEETEGKLQAEMERLALAIPNLTSDETPRGTEPEVMSYINNHPEPEPALSDRVWRSHVHVGAELGLLDFAGAASSSGWGWYYLLDEAADLEQALISYALATATRAGWRQVSPPSVVYGHIAAACGFQPRDANGETQIYAIAQSREDAARGKPELVLAGTAEIPLAGMKADTVLDEADLPLKRVAVSRCYRAEAGARGSETKGLYRVHEFTKVEMFSWTLPDQVETEEIFDEMIDLQTEILGGLGLHCRVLEMPTADLGASATRKCDIEAFFPSRRERNDGWGEVTSASICTDYQTRRLATRLKTKEGKLVYPWTVNGTALAVPRVLAAILENGWNESEKSVLIPEVLRPWMDGREKIGPRHRMN; this comes from the coding sequence ATGAAATGTAAACCGCCGAGTTCCAACACCGCTCCAAGTGATAGCGAGGAACCAAAGACATCAAAAGAAGAGGTGGTCATAGCTCCTAGCTTCAACGGAAGGTCTTGGCGTTACTTAGGTCGCTTTCATGACCCACCACAAGCTCCATCGAATCCCTTCCCCACCACAGCTTTCCGTGGTTGGATCTCTCTCAGAAAGCCAACATCAgacaacctccccgccctgcCATTGACAACTTCACCAACCGTTGCACTCATGAGGCCATCCTTGTCAGGTGTCGCGGCATCCAAGCCGTTCACCTGCCTCCCATGTCTCCTCCGAACCTCAACCAGAAACAGCTTCCAGCGCCCCGTCCTCACCTACACAGAAAGAACCACCCCCAGGTTATCAACAGCGCAATTCTCCCACAGCGCCCGACAGCTCCACGCCCAAGAAGCCCCCGACCAAACCGCCGCTTTCAACACAGCCGCCTCCCTCCGCCCAACCACAGCCCCTAAACCCCTCCTCGATATTAAGCACATCCGCCTCAACCCCGACCTCTACTCCCAAAACTGCATCGACAGAAACTATAAATCCCTCGCCGAATACCCCCACAAGATCAATGCCTTGTTTGCGGAATGGCAAGCTCAGCAAAAAGCCGGCCGCGCCCtcagggaaaggggaaataTTCTCCGCCGCCGGTTGGCTGGTTCGGGCGGCACCTCCCGTGACGATCCCCGCGAGATTATTGACGAGTTTGGTGACATGAGTCgggaggagattttggaggaggcgcgGAAAGTAAAGGCTGGCTTGGCGGGGAttgaggagacggaggggaAACTGCAGGCTGAGATGGAAAGATTGGCGCTGGCGATCCCGAATTTGACGAGTGATGAGACGCCCCGCGGGACGGAGCCGGAAGTCATGAGTTATATCAACAATCACCCCGAGCCTGAGCCGGCGTTGTCGGATAGAGTGTGGAGAAGTCATGTGCATGTTGGTGCGGAATTGGGACTTTTGGACTTTGCCGGGGCggcgtcttcttctgggtGGGGGTGGTATTACCTTTTGGATGAGGCGGCGGATTTGGAACAGGCCTTGATCAGCTATGCTTTGGCTACGGCTACACGGGCAGGGTGGAGGCAGGTCTCCCCTCCGAGCGTGGTGTATGGGCatattgctgctgcttgtggGTTTCAGCCGAGGGACGCGAATGGGGAGACGCAGATTTACGCTATTGCTCAGTCGAGGGAGGATGCGGCGAGGGGGAAGCCGGAGTTGGTGCTGGCTGGGACGGCGGAGATTCCATTGGCCGGGATGAAGGCTGATACTGTGCTGGACGAGGCTGATTTGCCATTGAAGAGGGTAGCGGTTTCACGATGCTACAGGGCGGAAGCGGGGGCTAGAGGGAGTGAGACGAAGGGGCTTTACAGGGTGCACGAGTTTACAAAGGTGGAGATGTTTTCTTGGACGCTGCCGGATCAGGtcgagacggaggagatCTTTGACGAGATGATTGATCTCCAGACGGAAATCTTGGGCGGGCTAGGGCTACACTGCCGGGTCTTGGAGATGCCCACTGCTGATTTGGGGGCGTCGGCTACGAGAAAGTGTGATATTGAGGCGTTCTTCCCGTCCAGAAGGGAGCGGAATGATGGCTGGGGAGAGGTTACGAGCGCCAGTATTTGCACCGACTACCAGACTAGGAGGTTGGCGACTAGActcaagaccaaggaggggaagctggTGTATCCTTGGACTGTCAACGGGACTGCTCTTGCTGTTCCGAGAGTTTTGGCGGCGATTTTGGAGAACGGGTGGAATGAGTCGGAGAAGAGTGTTTTGATCCCTGAAGTGTTGCGACcttggatggatgggagagAGAAGATTGGGCCGAGGCACCGGATGAATTAG